Within Lolium rigidum isolate FL_2022 chromosome 5, APGP_CSIRO_Lrig_0.1, whole genome shotgun sequence, the genomic segment TGTATATGTGTCTTATGATGTTGATAATAGATTTAGTTATATTTGTTGTTGATACATTTCTGGTGATCATTCATAGTTAAAATGGGAGGTAACATAGTGgtgatgtattttacatcaccTGCCACTGGCACgatgatgtaaaatacatcacaaCGTTTCTCGTAATGTATATTTTTGGCAATGCGATATAAAATGTTTTTAATCACCACTTCTTGGTAATGTAAAATATAtcatctgttagagatgctcttaggaccgCGGAAGGTTAGCCCGGGACGTGTGTGTCGTACTCCCGAAAGGGGCTTTCATCCTCTTTTATATGTGCAGGTAAGTGATGAGGAACCAAAACAAAAAGTTCAGTTTGGGTGCCCCAGTCCATGCTTTTCCCTCTTGGTTGTTAAGCAATTGACTTCTGCCGTCACCGAATCGAGGCTGCTGGCGAATGAATCGACGTACCTTCCACCCGAGTCGAACTTGTCTGATTCGTTCTCGCTGCCAAACTAATCGAGTTGTAGCTCGCTGTTGCAGCTACGTGCTTGCCACCGCCGCCAGGAGCTTGCTGTCACCGCCACGAGATCCCACGCCGCCTCAACTAGCTCGCAGACAAACAAATCGACCCCGCCTCCGCAAGCATCACTTGCAGCTGCAGGAATCGACCCTAGTGTCACCTCTGCTCGCAACCGAGGCCACACGGCCGCTAACAACTTTACACCATATCCAACAGCCTCCCTCCGTCACCCACGAGGTCCTCGCTGCCGCGTCCAATCTCGACAATGAGGCTCCCGGTCATGGCATCCCGATACAACCCAACTTCGGTTCGCTCTATTCGccagaaaaaggaaagaaaggcAAACCCGACCAGACCTTTTAAGCCCAACAAAAGTCATATTTCAATCGCACTCCATCCTACCGAAAATGGGCTTGCAGCCCATGTTTCTACCGCATGGAGCTGGCTGACCGATCTCCGCTCCTGAGGGGAATAGATAGATTTGGAGCGGAGGGGAGGGTGACACTGAAGTTATTCTGTGAATCAGGCTTCAGCTAACTGCTCTGTTTGACTTTTGTTTTCGTGTGGAGTATTGATCATTTCCTAAGGTCTCCTGACCTTTTTAAGAGTAATGCTAGAACTACAGACAGATTGTTAGCCataatgttttttttcttttcttcgaaATGAGTCATCCCAGCCTTTACATCAATCGGATGCATACCCCTTTTTATTGCTGAAAAAAGTACGACATTATTACATCATTCTGATTATTACAATTCACGGATCACACAGTGTTTCAACATGAATCAGCCATCTAAACAAAACTATCGAGTGTAGTCCAGACATCATGAAGTGATACACCAATCAGACCGCCAACCACACCGGCTGTAGAAATCCCGTGTGACCGTCCCAAATGGTTGCACCCAGTATCCATGTCCTGATGCTCCCCCGCTGGCTGAAGATAGGAACACATATGGATCTAGTGGGTAACCAAAGGGATAACCTATAGAAAGGATGGGTAACTCTTTTTGTTAAACAAAATTAGGCACAATCCATATAGCCCACAGAAGAGCACATACACCAACTCCAACAAGATCTTTATCTTTTTTGGTGATACCAAATAAATTTGTAACATTAATTAGCGGGTGGAGGGATCCTCCATAAATTTTTAGCAAACCAGCAAGAGAAAAAAAGATGTTGTATGGTCTCCTTTTGATCACAAAAACAATTGCTACATCCATGCCAATTGCGTGTAAGGAGATTGTCCTTAGTTAAAATCACTTCCTTGTGGAATGTGGAGCCATAATCTGACTCCCAACATTCGTGGAGCCAGACGTGCGGCCAGCCAAGAGAATAGTTGAGTTAGTTTGCATGCACAAGTTAGTTAGCTGCAGGTGTACGTGTAAGGTAGTCATGTGTTGGTGGCCTAACTTAGTGCTTGAGTGGCACACGATCAGAGCCAGCGCTAGGTGCGTGCGTTAGACTATTTAAAGAGGCTGCCTGGTGTGTGTAGAGAAGAGCTAGCTAAGTAGCAAGAGGAGTAAGATGTTGTCTCCAGGTGTAGCTTCCGTGCATTCCGAGTATGGCTGATCGGCGTGACGTTCGTCGCCGAAAATACTTGTGTCCCTAGTTCATATCGAGTTCATCTCTTCCGTCTAGCGTTCGTCGCCGGAGGACTGGTTCGGTGTTCGTTGCAGGAGGGCTGCTCAGCATGTGCCGCTGGAGGCAGCCCCAACATAGAAGTCTCAAGGTTCGGGACCGTGGCGCGCAGTGAGTCCGTGGCGAGCGcaaccgacgtcgagacggcgcgCTGTGACGTCGTATGTGCGATGAGCGCTGAAGCTGCAGAGGCGCTGCGTGCTGGCGCAGAGGctgtggcggcgcggcgaggaggcCGTGGAGGACCTGCGTGGTGGCGCGGCGACGTGCCGGCATGGAGGTGCTGTGCTGCGGCCTCAGTGCAACGGTCGAGGAGCAGCGACCATGGAGGTGCAGTCACGTGGAGGAGCACGATGGCTCGGACGGAAGCGGATGCTTGGATCCATGGCCGGGTGTGATGCGTGTACGAGAAGATTGGATCGCCATTCATACATGCACGGGAGGATCGTGGAGGAGAAGCTACGGCGTATGTGCGCCGGAACGTCTAGCGTTTGTCGCCAGCGGAGAATAAGCTCGGTGTGTGTCaccgaggaagaagatggatgtTACGGCGAGAGTAGCGGGGTTGATCGAGCTGGGTCGTTGGACGCTGGCCGTGTTGTGCACGTACGAGCGTGTTGTGCGCGCGGAGTGGATCGCAGATCGAGCTGGGTAGCTTGTGTTCATGCACGAGCAAGTGGTGAACGTGCGTGCATGCACCTGCGCTGTGCCAAGGTATAAAGCCCCGTACTGCTCGTTGATCAGAAGTGGCCGCGTTAGGATGGGAGGCCATTGAGGTGGCCGGtggcgatgaagacgacggcagcTGCAACAACTCCAGCAATGGTGAGTGCAGATTAGGAGGGAGATTGTTAGCCATAATCTGACTGGCAAGATGTGCGGTCAGCCAAGAGAATAGCTGAGTTAGTTTGCATGCACAAGTTAGTTAGCTACATGTGCACGGCATCAATACCGGTTCCTAATGGGCTTTTGTACCGGTTAAGCAACCGGTACAAAAGATCCAGTACAAAAGCCCCCCCTTTCGTactggttgcttacgaaccggtattaaaggcctccacgtgggcgcccAGGAAGGCGCAAGGCTAGGGagttttggtaccggtttgtaatacgaaccggtaccaaaggttgtctgccgcggcagagaaaatgcagAAATCTCTGCTgcggcagagaattcagggtttagggttttaggaggggtttaggggtatcagaccgtttcatatcgcgtcgatgcgcctgctacgcgtttgggtttaggtagtacatgaagataaaggtgatgcatagcaacttggtgcatataatataacacatgtaattgcataagatcgcaaactaagtagtatgcatgaagatcgatcttcatgcatatatagttgtactctccgaggcatactatctattacatgtagtatagtggtactctccgagtcaaactatatgttgcatgtacatcttcattcatagtggaactctccgaatggtggtatgacgtcccgaaggaaaaatcccgccaattcatcgCCAATTGCTTTGAAGCGTTCCTCGATTGAGATCCTgtcccgctttcttgccaactgtaaaagaatgagatacaaatgaatacatgagctatgtgtgtgtgtgtatatatatcaaatcacaaacAAACAATTCTTACTGAAActaagcacaacttatgataacaaaataaatttgcgAATAtttttttcgtacctctttatttctttgattattcgttctctcgctgacaattctgtggacgaaatcgcaaacgtagtatccacatagattaatCCCctctggttgttgcgggcatttctgtacaagaatataattcagtgaaacaataatcaagtatgataaaggtgtgtggacctaggtagtactacttacattGGCCGCACACCATGTCAGCTTCGGTTTCCATTCATGGGACCGATCTTCCTTGATGAACATTTCCCATACACTGTCCGAcaaaataaaatgcataaaagagttatcaattagttgatatcaggaaattaCCGAAaagaccgataagaattaaaattactttttgagcATAAAAAAACACGTCTTGTATAGTATGGCCTCTTTGGTTTGTGAGTCAaatacttcaacctctccttcatACATTTTAATGATAATAAGAATAAAGTGGAAcctgcgcacgtttaaatatccagtgtcatatatataagtcatcagttaaaatttgaacttcttgtgagcaaaatagaatgtgttataagacagtaacactcacttgaagttgtaaggccaaagtattatccTTTTGTCACGTTgttgcttcaaaaaccttagcaaagtctccggcgtATCTCTGTTATAGATGTGATCCTCTATGGTTTTTCATGCATTGtatccgggtcaatgaacccaatgtgctTTATTTTATCCCTTTTGCATtcaagcatcttcgatctgcataatatagcgcacaaaagattataatttgcagacaatgaacgagctgagctaaagacttctcaaattacataaataaatcacttacatacaatagcaactgatgattgatttgtcgagagcccggagattgtataactgaaagagttcgCCGAAGTCAACGCTCACATAGTATTCTTGTAATTAGTGCTCTTTGGTTTGGTATGAGCCAGCTAGAGATTTCCAGTTTGAGCTGAATAAAAAGAACGTTGTCTGTGCAACGTGGTGTCCGTTCGTCGCCAAAAATAGTTGTGTCTCTAGTTCATATTGAGTTCATCTCTTCCGTCTAGCGTTCATCGCCGGAGAACTGGTTCAGCGTTCTTGGTAGGAGGGCTGCTCGGCGTGTGTCGCTGGAGGCAACCCAACACAGAAGACAATTCCGTAAGAAACATCTTGCAGGTGTAGGATTATTATCTGTATAGATCACAGCAATATGTGGATTCACCACAACCGATAAGTATATACCACACTAtgcatgcatatccatctctgaaCCGCGACGGGCAGGCCCTAAACTAAATGACTAAACCGGCGCTGCATTCGCCGCTTTCTTCGGGCTCTCGTCGAGGTCGGCATCGCCGGCGCCGGAGCCGGTGTGGTCGTCATCTGACTTCTTGAACCTGTACCACCGTGCGCACGCCATGAAGTAGACGAGGTTGACCGCTGCGATGGCGCCGGTGACAAGGTAGAACAGGTCCACCCTGCCCTCGTCTAGGTCCTGCGCCAGCCAGCCCGTGGTCCGGTGCAGGATGGTCACCATGAGCCCGCTGGCGTAGCTCGCCAGTGCCCACCCAAGGAAGTAGAGCGCCCCAGCGACGCTTCGCATGTTCTCGGGGAACTGCCGGTAGTAGAACTCGGTCTGCCCGATGGCGGCGAACGCCTCCGACAGGCCCGCCAGCACCTGCTGCGGGACCAGCCAGAAGCACGACATCACCGGACCgatccgacggcggcggcgctccaccgccgccgccaccagcatCGTGACCACGGAGAGCGCCATCCCGATGCCGATCCGCTGGAGCAGGGTGATGCCACCCTCGCGCTTGGTGATCCGGCGGAGCAGCGGCACGAGTAGACGGTCGTACACTGGGATCCAGAGAGTTAGAGCGAGCATCACGAAGACGACGAAGGAGCCCTGCGGGATCTGGAAGCTGCTGCTGGCGGTGACACGGCGGTCggtctgcgccgcctggaggacgACGTAGGTGCCGAGCTGGGTGACCACCATGAAGTAGACGATCCCCGATGACCACACTGGGATGATGCGCGCTAAGCACTTCACCTGCTCCACCTGCTGCATACTACACAACCGCCACGGGTCCATCGGCGCCTTCCCATCGGCGCAGAGTGATTCCTCCTCAGGGGTAAGCATGGCTGCCTTGTCGAGGCACGTGAATTGGTCAGTGTAGGCCAGCTTGGAGACGACCTTGCTCCTGTGCGGCGGGTCAAATAGTGTGTTTCCTCCGGTGCCACCTTGTCGCCGTAGGTGGCGCTTGCGAACCGCGGCAACGAGGACCTGCGCGAAGCTGGTGAAGGGGCTGCCCTCGGGGCGGACACAGACGTAGAGGCGCGTGCCCATGAAGAAGACGGCACATGAGAGGCCCATGAGCGCCGCGGGCACGGCGAGGCCGAGAGCCCAGTTGACGTTGCTCTGGAGGTAGATGATGACGGTGGCGGACACCATCATGGCCACGGTGAAGGTGAAGTAGTACCAGTTGAAGAAGCTGGCGATGCCGCGCCGCCCGTCCGCGGTGCGCGGGTTGAACTGGTCGGCCCCGAACGCCAGGTTGCACGGTCGTATGCCACCGGcgccgatgatgaggaagaagaacgacgTGAGCAGCGCGGCTAGCTGGCCGCCCGAGGGCCCCTGGCATTGCACGCCTGCTGCTTTGGGGTTGCAGCTGGGAGGGTGGAGGGAGCGGAGCGCAGCGGTGAGGGCCAGGATGACCATGCCGGTGAAGGAGCAGATGGTGGCCGCAGCGAGGGTGGTGTAGCGGCCCAGGTAGGTGTCACTGATGAAGGCTCCAGCGACGGTGGCCAGGTTGCTGGTGCCGTTGAAGACGTTGAGCAGGATGGCGGCGCTCACACCCTGCATGTGGTACACGGTCGTCAGGTACACCAGCAGGTTCGACACCGTCCCGATCGTCCCGAGCTTCTCGAACGTCTCATTCCCTGCACCAAAAAAtttaaagtcatttcatttctcgGTTTTTGTCAATTACATTAGTAACTGTTCCTCGAAAAAATAAACCAGGTTGCAGACATATTTCAATGTAATTGTTTTCTCACATTCAACTGCTATTTCCCAACATTATCGAAGCTATATCAATCTTAAAATATGTAAATTTGTTATGTAGATGTTAGTTATATTAAGTAATGGATGTGCATTGACATATTTTTATCTGGGTTTGCATCAAGTTCAAATGTTTTATAAGATTGGCTTGTACAGATCTGGCCCATAATTTGGCAGTAGATCCTAACCAAAAACCTTTCATTAATAATCATGTGAAAACTATTCCAAATTTGACAAAGAAATTATCCCTAAAAGGTACACGAATTCATAAATTTAAAAACTATATACAAATTTAACATGGCATGCATGCTTCGAAAGAGAAATATTGAGCATGCAAAACTCCTATTCGAGTATTCGGTACTACTACCTCCTTTGGCTACTAATTAACGAGGAACTACTAAATTTTCTTAGATAAACATTATACTATTAGGTTTTTCTCTGTTTTAATGTTTAAATCTTTATTACATACATTTCTGTGTAAAGTTTAACCATTAGATTTGCTACTTAGAGCTTTGCAGAGTCTAGATGCCATACTGA encodes:
- the LOC124652390 gene encoding protein NRT1/ PTR FAMILY 2.11-like; translation: MDVAEPRQKHEEQEPKASMEKTVKAGFSEDDDSSSEAGEPVQNHRGWKAMPYVIGNETFEKLGTIGTVSNLLVYLTTVYHMQGVSAAILLNVFNGTSNLATVAGAFISDTYLGRYTTLAAATICSFTGMVILALTAALRSLHPPSCNPKAAGVQCQGPSGGQLAALLTSFFFLIIGAGGIRPCNLAFGADQFNPRTADGRRGIASFFNWYYFTFTVAMMVSATVIIYLQSNVNWALGLAVPAALMGLSCAVFFMGTRLYVCVRPEGSPFTSFAQVLVAAVRKRHLRRQGGTGGNTLFDPPHRSKVVSKLAYTDQFTCLDKAAMLTPEEESLCADGKAPMDPWRLCSMQQVEQVKCLARIIPVWSSGIVYFMVVTQLGTYVVLQAAQTDRRVTASSSFQIPQGSFVVFVMLALTLWIPVYDRLLVPLLRRITKREGGITLLQRIGIGMALSVVTMLVAAAVERRRRRIGPVMSCFWLVPQQVLAGLSEAFAAIGQTEFYYRQFPENMRSVAGALYFLGWALASYASGLMVTILHRTTGWLAQDLDEGRVDLFYLVTGAIAAVNLVYFMACARWYRFKKSDDDHTGSGAGDADLDESPKKAANAAPV